In Rosa rugosa chromosome 4, drRosRugo1.1, whole genome shotgun sequence, the genomic stretch CCACCGCCATCGGTCCCCCCGCCTCGTCAACCGCCATGCCATCGCCAAGAACCCACGCTGACTCAACCTCTTCCCCGCCAACCGCTCTCACCCTATCAGCGGAGCCGCTAGCGGCGCTATTACTTACCAGCCTCTCCTCCCGCCTTTTGCGAGCAGCGGCATCCTCTCTAGCCCTAGAGCTCTCAGGACGACCAGCACGACCCATGGcaacttcccaaggtatggtctgtagcggcacgatgtctagcggttcggacagtgaggttcctgcaagggcagacggacgcaacgagtcaataaacaccCTATCCGCCACGTcgagcgacacgtcagacccggaatcctcactgctcgagatctctacgacgctagccatcccaaaccctaaaacccaaaccagtcAGTTCAGACAGGATCTAAACTATCCCTATGCCAGTTGcatccaagaacatcaagaacaattgcccagaaaatgccaaaacaagaacaaaacgcacccatacactcaacccagattcgaccatctagcaaatccctaagcCCCAACTCGCtatcaaacaccaaaacccacccCCAAAACTCAATTTACACCCTCAGAACATGCCGGAGAAGAACAGAGCACCCCaaatcaaaaacccagaaactgacaGAAGCAAACACGCAGAAATCCAATAAAATAGGGATGAGATTCAGAATACCAACCTCAAAGATGAAAGCCTTGATACGATCGAGGGCGCTTGCCTTCACGGCAGGAGATCTTCGTGCTTCAAAGACCGATAACTTCACGGAATCGTAGCAATCTTCTTCTCGGAACGCAAGGagaagcttgaagacgacgatacTAGGTAAAAAGTACAAACTGTCAAACCCCCAgatttccctctcttttatgtcaacatcaaactaATATAGGCCGTCCGCTGAGAAACGACATCACACCACAACAATACACGTGCCCCACAAAcacacttactctccggattaaccgaggcgacacctcggttacaaaatcaataattactcgcattaatggcgaggtGACGGGCGTGCTGAAGAGACGTTATCACACACGCTAATCCAATACATGTTGGCCACGTGTCAAACACCGTCACACGAAGCGTCTGTGCAATGTAACCGTCGAAAAGGAAAATAGGCAATCATCGGGACGCTCAGCTAGACAGTCTCCGCTATGCGAAACttcgctagcggaacttctccatttccatcttgcaagcaagatagtctccgctaagcgcaactccgctagcggaacttctccattcccatcttgcaagcgagatagtctccgctacgTGCAACTCCGCTAgaggaacttctccctttccatcttgcaagcgagatactCTCCGCTacgcgcaactccgctagcggaatttctccctttccatcttgcaagcgagatagtctccgcaaagcgcaactccgctagcggaacttctccccttccatcttgcaagcgagacagttgCCGCTACGTGCAActccgctagcagaacttctccctttccatcttgcaagcagatagtctccgctaagcacaactccactagcggaacttctcccttcccATCTTGCAAGCTAGATAGTCTCCGCTACGCACAActccgctagcagaacttctccctttccatcttgcaagcgagatagtcttcgcaaagcgcaactccgctagcggaacttctcccattctatcttgcaagcgagatagtctccgctaagcgaaactccacTGGCGGAAATTCTCCCTATAACTCGCAGATAAGGCCACCACCGCTAACCGTAACGCCATCCACCAGGCTACCGCCAACGGCGGGTCCTCACAACATTGCAAGTCACTTATCATCAGTGgagggacttccgccaacggcgattcccgaggcaacgcctcactTTGACAACGACCGCAACGCGGCGTTGCAGTCAAAACATGGTCCTCCGGGACAGGTAGGGGGACGCATCAACAGAGTCTTCAACGGCCTTGATCAGGCATgttgacccccgccacttgggtatcaaagattgggttcgctacccaacaccctctgctcagcgcagctccccgcaacaaacaatacaccggCCAAACGGAggcctatcttagccggggagtgggggactccctggggggcctagcaggggcccacccgaaagggtacaaAGCGTTCgttcagtaagtccatggttgacaacgcactgacgctaattatgctttgccaaGACTGGCGGAAGgaacgcttcgaaccgctaggcaactccccaaccaagattgccctccttgactggggacttgggggacttgtacttacataggcatttgcaagcataattagctataatgagccacactcATGCTACctccagcggtaccaactcccgccaaaggagtgacctacgggtacacagccaagcaggctaccgcctgagccccggcttaccctcagatcaccgctgacgcgccgctccaagacagcatcagaagctccagaagctggggacttaagcatatcagtcccacatcgaaaacatgaagaagatcagctccttcttcacctataaaaggttctctcttctctcctcattaattacgcattcaatactcacctactgttactttgtcaacataaatacattgactaacttaggcattggagaagagaagaccgcccaacgcggtctccctctgacaccctctgtattttacttgacaggtagcggaagccttgagaacaccacaagtatcggtccgcccatcggaccagcgttagcaaaggtttagctaccgctgaactttaaacattaacaaCTGCATACTTggtttttaagagaataaattGGGGAAGCATtaagttttatttatttcttttgaaTTACTTATTtcttgtccactcactctaacggttttcaatgcttttccctgggcccttcggtttcaaatgcctagtttgcacgctagattagttgaggtcgtgCGTACTTAGAGTTGAGGCATAACTGTCACTGCTTCCGTATTGTAGTATTTATCGATCCTTTacctttctattttattttcttatatacCTTGTatattagattgctctgataacctagtGGCTAAATGTTCTTAAGTTGAGACTTGTGTTTTGGTGGAGTTTGTTGTGAATCGGGAAGCAGGGTGGCTCAAGGAGAATAAGAATGGATTATTTAGAAGTGCAattgtctttctacaggttttgggtagtccatttttaggggaagtttcaccaaattttttgtagaatttcttctaaggtggaccCCGCAAGGCCACTTCGGACGGGTCTTGTGTTAGTATAGAGTTGGCATTCTTTCTTTAACGAAACTCTACTCATTAAGAAGACCAAGTTTGAAGAAGCCCAAGTCATGAGTTTATTAAGCCCAAGTGTGATGAAGCCAAATCCCAAGACAAGATGAAGCCAAATCCCAAGACCATAATCACTTGTGGTTGTCTTGTTGTCGAAGACCAAGACCATGTTTGAAGATTAGTTTAATTGCAACTTGCTACCTCATCGTACCTTGCTGTCTTACTTCCCCATCTGAGCTTGCTGTCATGTCGAAACACCATACTTGAAGATAGAAGAAGTCTAAGCTCATGCATTGCATCCCCTTCACAAAGTCATGGGTTTTTCATGGGTTCCCTTCTTATGTCAGCCTTGATTAAGGAATTTAGGAGTTGGCTTCTAAATTTGGTTTTccaaattgaaatttggggaatgGGTTTACATGTGCAATATGAAATTAAGGGTATGGCTTTACCTACTCCAATTGAGCTTaagggtttgttgtgtgaactGATTTTCTTCCTCCTATATATATTTGGATACTCTGTTCATTCTCGGGtattgaaaatacttttggttTTCAGTCCCTTTGTTTATCAAGAGtttatctctttggttttctaCTTTTCAAAGTgtcttgttccatgttgaaaacaatTAGAGAAAACACAAAATGATTCACGCATTCACTTTCATCTCTTGCATCCCATGAGGTCATTTGGGTAgtgcaagcttcaaaggtgaaaTCTCCAAGAAGAACTTGCTGCGTTCATAGCTGAAATTTCTGAGTTGTTCACTTGTGTAAACAATTAGCAAGAAGTGATTACAACAGTCTAGTGGTTAGTCTAGAAGGGTTGCCGCAGTCAGTGCAATTTAagtgttgtaaacttgtaatttgttttttcatagtgatttggttttggttttggtctttCAAGAGTTAAAGGCCACACGGATGTTTTCCCTCGATAGGGTGTTTACTGCATTAACAAAAACTTGTGTTCTTTAATGATTTAGTTGGTTTGGTTGTTGTTACTTTCATTCTGTTCAATACCAGTATCAAGATTGAAACTCTATTTGCAATCCCTGAGAAATTAAACCTTGAACGGAAAAATTAGTTGTGAGCCTATTCACCCCTCCCTCTAGGCTCCTTCTAGGATCTTCATCTTGTCACAACAACTTCCCCAAAAATGGTTGTTCATGCTGCTGCCACTTTGGAAATTGAGTACAGATCCCACAATCCTGCAAATTGTCATAAAGCCCCAGTTCAGTATGGAACGATCAGATGGAGCCCCCCGCCACTAGGGATTGTCAAAATAAATTTCGATGGCTCAGTTCTGGACAACAAAAAGGCTACCGCTGGTTTTGTATTTAGAGATCACAACACAAATCCCATTTTTGCTGGCTCCAGATCGATTGGTCTCTCTTCTGTCCTCAATTCCAAGAAAATCATTGTTGAAGGGGACTCAAAGTTGATCGTGGATGCTATCAACAACAAATGCACCACTCCTTGGCGTCTCAGGAAGGACATCAGATTCCTAGCCAACCAATTTGAAGAAGTCTCTTTCATTCACATCCCCCGTGAAGGCAACTTTGTCGCAGATGCAATTGCTAATTATAGCCATTCCACATCAAACCCGACGACTTGGAAGAAGAAGCTCCCGCTTTTAGCTCTCGCAGCgtttaattttgattattttagGTCTAATTGTATTAGAGGTTTcgttttgtaattttctttttgctcctgaaaaaaaaaaaaattaatcttgCACTATGGCACTTTTCCTTAAGTTAATTATTACCATAGCAAGAGATTAAAGTTCCAATCATTTTGGGTTTGATAACTCATTATCTTAAATCCATGTACTACAACTTGACTGTGGCACTTAGGATGTCCCTTATGAGAAATATAGTATCGATAGAATTATAGTGTGATGCTGTCATTTATCAACTTGTCCCTTAAAGTTGTCCCTTATATACGTGAGCAACAAGACTGTATATTCTGTTTGATTTGTACCGAACAATAGCAAAGTAGTGAATGTACAGTCTTGCTCAAGTAACGGTCGACAACTTTAAGTGACTGTAAGGAACTAATGCATCTCAACTGCATGTATTGAATTTAAAAGTTGAAATTGTAACAAGTCAAAACTGTGCATTTGTTTTCAACCGTTAGATTCACTTGTTCCTCACAGTCTCTTAAACACTTTCCCTTAAGTGAGCATGTCTCGCTGAATATAGTTAATATTGTGATTTAAGAAGAATTACATTGATAAtagatttattttttgttatagGACTAATTTTATATGATATTAATAATTTCATAGTAACAAaaacttttttctttcaaaatataACGTGTAGCTAATAatgcaaaaataaacaaaaaggtAGTAAAGGGTAAAATTCAACCACGGTCAACCTTAGTGATGCTTGCAGCAGTTGGAGGAGTGAGAGTTGGCTTTATACTGAGGTGAATTGGATCTTGGACTTGAAGAAACTAAATTTGGATAGTGTTGTGTCTAAAGAAGGAGTATGCTTGAGATTGAGAGAGGCTTGAGCTCCATGTCGACAAGTTAGGGCTTGAGAGAACCTCAAGAATATGATGAAGTGGTTCTCGGAGTTGGAAAATAATTGCCTCGAGCAATTTGCAGAGAAGCAATAGCAAGCCAACAAAGAAACAGAATactcaaattcaaattgaattaaaaagTTCAAAAACTATAAGCTACTCAATTCAATCAATCGTTTTAAACATAAATCATATACATcaacaatcataaaaaaaaaaagcggaACAATTGGATTACATGTCGAAAACAACTTTAAGAGATGAAATCAAACCTCGATGatgaaattcaaatttcaaactcAGAGAAACGAACTTCAACAATCTAGAAAATCATCGATGGAAGAAATAAAATTGGGAAGCTAGCTAAGTTAGGgtaaaatagagagagagagagagagagagagagagagagagagagagagagagagagagagagagagagagagagagagagagagagagagagagagagagagagagagagagagagagagagagagagagagagagagagagagcgcggcCATCAAATTTGAATATAAAGCAGTATCAACTTCACTTCACTAAAAAGAGCAAAATTGTCACCTCTGAGAAAATGAATATCAGAATCGAACGAGTTTTGAGTCTAAAATGGCCTTACGAGCACAAAAAAATAACGCGGTTTAATGAATAATTAAAACCTTAGAATAACACTTGCGcataattttctataaataatACTTCAGCAATTTTGCTGTTAGACAGTAAATAGTAATTCTCTTATTaatatatttatttaaaaatagGAGGCCTCCGAATTTCTTGGAGAGACCTCGGTttacgaaacctaggtttcgtgtTGCTGGCGGTGGTGAAGCTTCGCTTCCCAGACCAGGCAAGGCTGCGGCGCGCTCTCGGGTGCGACGACGGTGTGGCAGAGGTGCAGAGTTTTGGTCTGGATCTTGTCTGGTTCAGCGGCGGCGGCTTGGTTCCTGGCTTGCTCCAATCGGGTCTCTGGGTTGGTGTAGATCCGGATCTGAGCAGTCGATCGTGGTGTCTTCCGGTATAGGGCTCGTCGGATTCTGGGCATAACACAACGGCGGAGCTTTGTCTTTGCAGGCTCTATTGTATCTAGCAGCTGTGTTGCTTGGACGGGTTCGGGTCCTGCAAGAACAGTGGTTTTGACGTTGATTCTCGTCGGTGGATCCGGATCGTGAGCCGATCGTTCTGCAAGTCGAGCAGTCCTGGTTTTCCGGCTTGGGTTTGAAGCTTGAGGTCACCATGACCAGGCTCCGTCGCGGTCGACCGCCGGAGGGTTGGACGGCGGTAGGGGTGGGTTGGCTACTGGGGCTAGGGCTGCTGTCTTGGCTgctcgggtttgggcttgggccattgggcctgggctcaaactTGGGTTGCTGGGCTATACCTAGGCCAACATTATGggcttagggtttttttttaaatgccAGTCCTAATTCAGATCATGGTTCTtcggaattggtaattatcttgcaTTTGGACTGGAGGaagcggcttatggatgaggaactgactcctatttgtttgctgggaagtggctctctgttggtaccgcaattgcgcgcctggctaatggggatgctagtcaatgattttgccctcgaagacacggagttgttctttgtttatgggtCCGCTTCCAAAGCGGGCTCAAAATCGACTTGTAATGCGTTTACATTGCTTAGATAGGAGCGTGGTAGTTACcccgccatttttctgtctttaagtgtatgttagactctggctttTTAGCTGGTCATCTAATGAAATGAAcgtttgtttcaaaaaaaaaaaaagtaattctCTTATTAGATTGTTTcttttgaaaaacaaaagaattggCCTCATTTGTAATAAAAAAGTAATTCTCTTATTAGATTGTTTcttttgaaaaacaaaagaattggCCTCATTTGTAATTTTCCTCCTTCGTTTGGTCTATTATGAAACTGAAGCAGCTTCAAATGTATATATGATGTTTGGACCCTGCCGCTGCTCTGAAGTTTAACCAAGAGACCCAGTTTTCCGACGACCACCTCGTCGCCGATGGAGGAGGCGCAAAAACCTAGTCTCGCGCTTCTCGGCGACTCAGAACAGCGAAAGCCACAAGCGCCGAAGCGGTTCGTCCGGAGCCAAATCCCGGACTCAATACTCCACGACCCGGCTCTCAACGCCGCCATAAGCCTCCTCCCCTCCAACTACCACTTCGAAGTCCACAAATGCGTCTGGCGCGTCCGCTCCACGAACGCCTCGCGCGTCGCTCTCCAGCTGCCGGAGGGCCTCCTGATGTACTCCCTCGTCCTCTCCGATATTCTCTCCACCTTCGGAGGCGCCTCCCAGTGCTTCGTTCTCGGCGACGCCACTTACGGCGCGTGCTGCGTCGACGACCTCGCCGCCAAGGCCCTCAACGCCGACCTCCTCATTCACTTCGGCCACAGCTGCCTCGTCCCCCTCCACGTCACCTCCATCCCCTGCCTCTACGTCTTCGTCGAAATCTCCATCGACGTCGGCCGGTTAATCCAGACCGTCCATCTCAACCTCCAAAACCCTCTCCCTAAAACCCTAGTCCTCGCCGGAACAATCCAGTTCGCTTCGGCGATTCGAGCGGCCAAACCCGAGCTTGAAGCCCGGGGTTTCAAGGTCTTGGTCCCACAGTCTAAGCCCTTGTCCGCCGGCGAGGTTTTGGGGTGTACAGCCCCGAAAATCTCACGAAACCACGGCGGTGAGGACGGTGGTGACACTGTACTGGTGTTCGTGGCCGACGGCCGGTTTCATCTGGAAGCTTTTATGATAGCAAATCCAGGGGTTAAGGCGTTTCGGTACGATCCttatatggggaagctgttttTGGAGGAATATGATCACAAAGGGATGAGGGAGTCGAGAAAAAGCGCAGTGTTGAGAGCCAAAGAGGCCTCCAATTGGGGCATTGTGCTTGGGACTTTAGGAAGGCAAGGGAATCCGAGGATTCTACAGAGATTGGAGAAGAAGATGAGGGAGAAGGGGTTTGATTATACTGTGGTGTTAATGTCGGAGATTAGTCCGGCGAGAATTGCTTTGTTTGAGGACTCTGTGGATGCTTGGATACAGATTGCTTGTCCT encodes the following:
- the LOC133745352 gene encoding 2-(3-amino-3-carboxypropyl)histidine synthase subunit 1 is translated as MEEAQKPSLALLGDSEQRKPQAPKRFVRSQIPDSILHDPALNAAISLLPSNYHFEVHKCVWRVRSTNASRVALQLPEGLLMYSLVLSDILSTFGGASQCFVLGDATYGACCVDDLAAKALNADLLIHFGHSCLVPLHVTSIPCLYVFVEISIDVGRLIQTVHLNLQNPLPKTLVLAGTIQFASAIRAAKPELEARGFKVLVPQSKPLSAGEVLGCTAPKISRNHGGEDGGDTVLVFVADGRFHLEAFMIANPGVKAFRYDPYMGKLFLEEYDHKGMRESRKSAVLRAKEASNWGIVLGTLGRQGNPRILQRLEKKMREKGFDYTVVLMSEISPARIALFEDSVDAWIQIACPRLSIDWGDAFTKPLLNPFETDIALGFIPGWWERNKKSDSGCCACGNGNGTAEDLVGDYPMDYYAADGGEWNSSYVNKPTRPVRRDSALATANIE